From a region of the Geothrix sp. 21YS21S-2 genome:
- a CDS encoding M56 family metallopeptidase, with amino-acid sequence MSTAALAPWLQAFAWGLVHFLWEGALIGCAAFLALRFAHRPQTRYLVGCLGLLAMVLAFLATVAAARPEALAIEPAATFSGVVTVLPPDLREQLHARLPWILLAWSAGSGALALRLGAGLLWLYGPCLQGARPAPAALEASLERLREAFRHARPVRLVVSDLVDSPLVVGFWRAVILVPAAALLALPEASLEAVLAHELAHITRRDFLVNFLQNVAEVVFFYHPAVWWLSREIRAEREHCCDDAAAAHCGGGLRFAQALADLEALRHGPPTQLAPSGHGGSLMHRIKRLLIPMLPTQTLTRPGLLALAAVTVLANGVHWTPLVAAPPEPPLKPAVVSLQAAPAAPAQAEPTRAALYQLPLEDPPDAAARSSATPLPAPLPVPDGPVPAPAPRPGAALGQAPRIWRFHGMIPAFDSARFFRGVADISGGGAASFEIPPHSRLTLTIRPDGDEPFRGYKLRVGRKGHPEENELRWLENTSDQTQYVDVRVCPPLIERFHSAFMAMPGGPFILEVERSWDPAAQDPRAKAVPFTQAAIKALPLVKLGSMKVWYHPRSLDYPPAAQAARIEGLVRLELVVDREGWPVQVTAKDGPAGLRAAAEDYGWRFCFSSPPARMKYKAVRVELDVDFRLDQAAPSSLDSPAPHSPFRFNGVFIPAHAAMATIQGNASRNRFFSFEIPANARLGLDVKAAGEIPRSKYRLEVVRQDGPRGFNERAFNNTSGHAVIVDVEVLPSRKANDGPGLSQDAIEAGPFTLQVTRTWDPAAQDPRAKAAPFPKGGLEALPEVPMADLQVAYRPEKPTYPPEALAAKAEAAVRLRVAVGRDGIPLHVESEGGAPEFRAAAEAFAWRWVFFPPTIGKENRAVRVSFGVNFKLN; translated from the coding sequence ATGAGCACCGCCGCCCTCGCCCCGTGGCTCCAGGCCTTCGCCTGGGGGCTGGTGCACTTCCTCTGGGAGGGCGCCCTCATCGGGTGCGCCGCCTTCCTGGCGCTGCGCTTCGCGCACCGTCCCCAGACCCGGTACCTGGTGGGCTGCCTGGGCCTCCTGGCCATGGTCCTGGCCTTCCTGGCCACCGTCGCCGCGGCGCGGCCGGAGGCCCTGGCCATCGAGCCGGCGGCGACGTTCTCCGGGGTCGTCACCGTGCTGCCACCGGATCTCCGGGAGCAGCTCCATGCGCGGCTGCCGTGGATCCTCCTGGCCTGGTCCGCCGGCAGCGGTGCCCTGGCCCTGAGGCTGGGGGCGGGTCTCCTTTGGCTCTACGGGCCCTGCCTGCAAGGAGCCCGCCCCGCGCCCGCCGCCCTCGAGGCCAGCCTGGAGCGCCTCCGCGAGGCCTTCCGTCACGCCCGCCCCGTGCGGCTGGTGGTCTCCGACCTCGTGGACTCGCCCCTGGTGGTGGGCTTCTGGCGGGCCGTCATCCTCGTGCCCGCCGCCGCCCTCCTGGCCCTGCCGGAGGCCTCCCTGGAGGCCGTCCTCGCCCACGAACTCGCCCACATCACGCGCCGGGATTTCCTCGTGAACTTCCTCCAGAACGTCGCGGAGGTCGTCTTCTTCTACCACCCCGCCGTGTGGTGGCTCTCCCGCGAGATCCGCGCGGAGCGGGAGCACTGCTGCGACGACGCCGCCGCGGCCCACTGCGGCGGGGGCCTGCGCTTCGCCCAGGCCCTGGCGGACCTGGAGGCCCTGCGCCACGGCCCACCCACCCAGCTGGCCCCCTCGGGCCACGGAGGCTCCCTCATGCACCGCATCAAACGCCTGCTCATTCCGATGCTTCCCACCCAGACCCTCACCCGCCCCGGGCTCCTCGCCCTGGCCGCCGTCACCGTCCTCGCCAACGGCGTCCACTGGACGCCCCTCGTGGCCGCGCCTCCGGAACCGCCCCTGAAGCCCGCCGTGGTTTCGCTCCAGGCCGCGCCCGCGGCCCCCGCCCAGGCCGAGCCCACCCGTGCCGCCCTCTACCAGCTGCCGCTGGAGGACCCGCCCGACGCCGCGGCGCGGTCCTCCGCGACCCCCCTCCCCGCCCCCCTCCCGGTGCCCGATGGTCCCGTCCCGGCCCCCGCTCCCCGCCCCGGGGCCGCCCTTGGCCAGGCCCCGAGAATCTGGCGGTTCCATGGGATGATCCCGGCCTTCGATTCTGCCAGGTTCTTCAGGGGCGTCGCCGACATCTCCGGGGGGGGGGCGGCGTCATTCGAGATCCCGCCCCACTCCCGGCTCACGCTCACGATCCGGCCGGATGGCGACGAACCCTTCAGGGGCTACAAGCTTCGGGTGGGACGGAAGGGCCACCCGGAGGAGAACGAGCTCCGCTGGCTCGAGAACACTTCCGACCAGACCCAGTACGTGGACGTGCGCGTATGTCCGCCCCTGATCGAGAGGTTCCATAGCGCTTTCATGGCCATGCCCGGGGGGCCCTTCATCCTGGAGGTGGAGCGGAGTTGGGATCCGGCCGCCCAGGATCCCAGGGCGAAGGCGGTGCCCTTCACCCAGGCGGCCATCAAGGCGCTGCCCCTGGTCAAGCTCGGTTCCATGAAGGTGTGGTACCACCCGCGCAGCCTGGACTACCCCCCCGCGGCCCAGGCCGCCCGGATCGAGGGCCTGGTCCGGCTGGAACTGGTGGTGGACCGGGAGGGCTGGCCGGTCCAGGTGACGGCCAAGGATGGGCCGGCCGGGCTCCGTGCCGCCGCCGAGGACTACGGCTGGCGCTTCTGCTTTTCCTCGCCGCCGGCCCGGATGAAGTACAAGGCCGTGCGGGTGGAGCTGGACGTGGACTTCCGCCTGGACCAGGCCGCCCCCTCCAGCCTGGACTCCCCGGCACCGCACTCCCCCTTCCGGTTCAATGGCGTGTTCATTCCGGCCCACGCGGCCATGGCCACCATCCAGGGCAACGCCAGCCGGAACCGGTTCTTCTCCTTCGAGATCCCGGCCAACGCCCGCCTCGGCCTGGACGTGAAGGCCGCCGGCGAGATCCCCCGGTCCAAGTACCGCCTGGAGGTGGTGCGCCAGGACGGACCGCGCGGCTTCAACGAGCGCGCCTTCAACAATACGTCCGGCCACGCCGTCATCGTCGACGTGGAGGTCCTGCCCAGCCGGAAGGCCAACGACGGACCCGGCCTGTCCCAGGACGCCATCGAGGCGGGCCCCTTCACGCTCCAGGTGACCCGCACCTGGGATCCCGCCGCCCAGGATCCCCGCGCCAAGGCCGCGCCCTTCCCGAAGGGCGGCCTGGAGGCGCTCCCCGAGGTGCCCATGGCCGATCTCCAGGTGGCCTACCGCCCCGAGAAACCCACCTATCCGCCGGAGGCGCTGGCCGCCAAGGCCGAGGCCGCCGTGAGGCTGCGGGTGGCGGTGGGCAGGGACGGCATCCCCCTCCACGTGGAGAGCGAGGGCGGCGCCCCGGAATTCCGGGCGGCCGCGGAGGCCTTCGCCTGGCGGTGGGTGTTCTTCCCGCCCACCATCGGGAAGGAGAACCGGGCCGTGCGGGTCTCCTTCGGCGTCAATTTCAAGCTCAATTAA
- a CDS encoding BlaI/MecI/CopY family transcriptional regulator: protein MSPDPIRPSDGELAILSVLWRRGPSTVRDVHTELARERDLGYTTVLKLMQIMADKGLVTRDASAMTHVYRAARDQEPTQAFLVQDLVRRAFGGSAKDLMVRALESQAASPEEWEEIQRMLDKARRKAEAP from the coding sequence ATGAGCCCCGATCCCATCCGTCCCTCGGACGGCGAGCTCGCCATCCTGAGCGTCCTCTGGCGCCGGGGCCCCTCCACCGTGCGGGACGTGCACACGGAACTGGCCCGGGAACGCGACCTGGGCTACACCACCGTCCTGAAGCTCATGCAGATCATGGCGGACAAGGGCCTGGTCACGAGGGACGCCTCGGCCATGACCCACGTCTACCGCGCGGCCCGGGACCAGGAGCCCACCCAGGCCTTCCTGGTGCAGGACCTGGTCCGCCGGGCCTTCGGAGGCAGCGCCAAGGACCTCATGGTCCGGGCCCTGGAGTCCCAGGCGGCGTCTCCGGAGGAGTGGGAGGAGATCCAGCGGATGCTGGACAAGGCCCGCCGGAAGGCGGAGGCGCCATGA
- a CDS encoding nitrate- and nitrite sensing domain-containing protein, with product MSIDVRGTIRGRLAAMVAIPVAFLAIYCVADALGSLKAYRESRAAMALAEVCVRVGDVVHELQKERGATAGYLSSGGKRFVDEKAAARKQADLRISDLRGTLSGLDLGAQAPGVLAKVRRADGSLDKLTGWRQSADALAVAPPQHVANYSGLIGGLLEVVEEIPRNTRDLGLFSTSQAYLQVMRVKEQSGIERATLNTAFTADRFQEGLFRRFCSLVGQQEAGVQTFRSLAAPAQAAFLDRELKGPFAAGVDGFRAVAFDRGGQGGFGADSAQWFRLATARIDALKAVEARMGADLRAMVQASLDHARRGMARAALVMALALGLSVFLAVTLARGIIRPLQVCSASLGRISAGDIPGRITETYYGEFNEIRDNLNRCTGAVNALVADAGMLSRAGVEGKLATRADASKHQGDFRRIVQGVNDTLDAVIGPLNAAADHVDRISKGDLPPRITADYPGDFNGLKNNLNRCIDAVGALVADAGMLSRAAVEGQLATRADASRHQGDFRRIVQGVNDTLDAVIGPLSEAAGHVDRISKGDLPPRITADYRGDFNELKNNLNQCIDAVGALVADAGMLSRAAVEGQLATRADASRHQGDFRRIVQGVNDTLDAVIGPLRMAADHVDRISRGDLPPRIEAEYRGDFNEIKASLNRCIGAVGALVADAAMLSGAAVEGRLATRADASRHQGDFRRIVQGVNDTLDAVIGPLRVAADHVDRISKGDVPGRITGTYYGDFNEIKNSLNRCIDAVGALVADAAMLSRAAVEGQLATRADASRHQGDFRRIVQGVNDTLDAVIGPLNVAAGYVDRLSKGDLPPRITADYRGDFNEIKNNLNQCIGAVEALVADAAMLSRAAVEGQLATRADASRHQGDYRRVVQGVNDTLDAVIGPLTVAADCVDRISRGDIPPRITADYRGDFNTIKTNLNRCIDALDGMLRQTRAVIGSAREGDLGARAGTDGAMGAYGELLAGFNATLDAVVTPIREVIRVVGALERGDLTQRIAGDYRGDFKELGDAMNNSVAGLGRTLAGIRSASNTLAAASEELSSSVAVIAGTAERLLKQAEQASTGTQGANAKVRDLAAGVGETNAQCATVAAESEQVNGRLQTAGAAVEEMSVSLDMVGGSMEQMSSSMAVISDSTGAMTGAVDSVAAAIREMDASLREVSRSAGKAATVAVGASRTAGDTARIMDHLGRSAQEVGKVVDLIKGIAAQTNLLALNATIEAASAGDAGKGFAVVAGEVKELAKQTASATEEIRSRVAEIQESTGQAVAAIGGIVSVIDEINAISAGIAVEVEEQTRTTGGISTKVAEAAQNAGEVSRNVKVAAAGTHTVSRNLREIATGGQEVSRNVQDAVLGVRTISRNMADLADRTTGMAATSGRAADDVDGVARSIAIVTTATMETARGVGEIRKASTDLARLAETLRASVEAFRL from the coding sequence ATGTCCATCGACGTTCGGGGCACGATCCGGGGGCGGCTCGCCGCCATGGTGGCGATCCCGGTGGCCTTCCTCGCCATCTACTGCGTGGCCGATGCCCTGGGGAGCCTGAAGGCCTACCGGGAGTCCCGGGCGGCCATGGCCCTCGCGGAGGTGTGCGTCCGGGTGGGCGACGTGGTCCACGAGCTCCAGAAGGAACGCGGCGCCACGGCCGGATATCTGAGCAGCGGCGGGAAGCGGTTCGTGGACGAGAAGGCGGCGGCGCGAAAGCAGGCGGACCTGCGCATCTCGGACCTCCGGGGGACCCTTTCGGGCCTGGACCTGGGGGCCCAGGCGCCGGGCGTCCTTGCCAAGGTGCGCAGGGCGGACGGGAGCCTGGACAAGCTGACAGGCTGGCGGCAGTCGGCGGACGCCTTGGCGGTGGCACCGCCCCAACACGTGGCCAATTATTCAGGACTCATCGGCGGCCTTCTGGAGGTGGTGGAGGAGATCCCCCGGAACACGCGGGATCTCGGGCTCTTCTCGACCTCCCAGGCCTACCTCCAGGTGATGCGCGTGAAGGAGCAGTCGGGCATCGAGCGGGCCACACTCAACACGGCCTTCACCGCCGACCGCTTCCAGGAGGGCCTGTTCCGGCGCTTCTGCTCCCTGGTGGGCCAGCAGGAGGCCGGCGTCCAGACCTTCCGGAGCCTGGCGGCCCCCGCCCAGGCGGCCTTCCTCGACAGGGAGCTGAAGGGGCCCTTCGCCGCGGGCGTGGACGGGTTCCGGGCGGTGGCCTTCGACCGGGGCGGGCAGGGCGGCTTCGGGGCGGATTCGGCCCAGTGGTTCCGGCTCGCCACGGCCCGCATCGACGCCCTGAAGGCGGTGGAGGCCCGCATGGGCGCCGATCTGCGGGCCATGGTGCAGGCCAGCCTGGACCATGCCCGGCGCGGCATGGCGCGTGCGGCCCTGGTGATGGCGCTGGCGCTGGGCCTGTCCGTGTTCCTGGCGGTGACCCTGGCCAGGGGGATCATCCGGCCCCTCCAGGTGTGCTCGGCCTCCCTGGGGCGCATCTCCGCCGGGGACATCCCCGGCCGCATCACGGAAACCTACTATGGCGAGTTCAACGAGATCCGGGACAACCTCAACCGCTGCACCGGGGCCGTCAACGCGCTGGTGGCCGACGCGGGCATGCTGAGCCGGGCCGGGGTGGAGGGCAAGCTGGCCACCCGCGCCGACGCGTCCAAGCACCAGGGGGACTTCCGCAGGATCGTCCAGGGCGTCAACGACACCCTCGACGCCGTCATCGGGCCGCTCAACGCCGCCGCCGACCACGTGGACCGCATCTCCAAGGGCGATCTTCCCCCGCGCATCACCGCCGACTACCCCGGCGACTTCAACGGGCTGAAGAACAACCTCAACCGGTGCATCGACGCCGTGGGGGCCCTGGTGGCCGACGCGGGCATGCTGAGCCGCGCGGCGGTGGAGGGCCAGCTGGCCACCCGCGCCGACGCGTCCCGGCACCAGGGCGATTTCCGGCGCATCGTCCAGGGCGTCAACGACACCCTCGACGCCGTCATCGGGCCGCTCAGCGAGGCCGCAGGGCACGTGGACCGCATCTCCAAGGGCGACCTCCCCCCGCGCATCACCGCCGACTACCGGGGCGACTTCAACGAGCTGAAGAACAACCTCAACCAGTGCATCGACGCCGTGGGCGCCCTGGTGGCCGACGCGGGGATGCTGAGCCGGGCGGCGGTGGAGGGCCAGCTGGCCACCCGCGCCGACGCCTCCAGGCACCAGGGCGATTTCCGGCGCATCGTCCAGGGCGTCAACGACACCCTCGACGCGGTCATCGGCCCGCTCCGGATGGCCGCGGACCACGTGGACCGGATCTCCAGGGGCGACCTCCCACCGAGGATCGAAGCCGAGTACCGGGGGGACTTCAACGAGATCAAGGCCAGCCTCAACCGGTGCATCGGCGCCGTGGGCGCCCTGGTGGCCGACGCGGCCATGCTGAGCGGCGCAGCGGTGGAGGGCCGGCTGGCCACCCGCGCCGACGCCTCCCGTCATCAGGGGGACTTCCGCCGCATCGTGCAGGGCGTCAACGACACCCTGGACGCCGTCATCGGCCCCCTCCGCGTGGCCGCGGACCACGTGGACCGCATCTCCAAGGGGGACGTCCCGGGCCGGATCACCGGGACCTACTACGGCGACTTCAACGAGATCAAGAACAGCCTCAACCGGTGCATCGACGCCGTGGGGGCCCTGGTGGCCGACGCGGCCATGCTGAGCCGCGCGGCGGTGGAGGGCCAATTGGCCACCCGCGCCGACGCCTCCCGGCACCAGGGGGACTTCCGGCGCATCGTGCAGGGCGTCAACGACACCCTGGACGCCGTCATCGGCCCCCTCAACGTGGCCGCGGGCTACGTGGACCGCCTCTCCAAGGGCGACCTCCCCCCGCGCATCACCGCCGACTACCGCGGCGACTTCAACGAGATCAAGAACAACCTCAACCAGTGCATCGGGGCCGTGGAGGCCCTGGTGGCCGATGCGGCCATGCTGAGCCGGGCGGCGGTGGAGGGCCAGCTGGCCACCCGCGCCGACGCCTCCAGGCACCAGGGCGACTACCGCAGGGTCGTCCAGGGCGTCAACGACACGCTCGACGCCGTCATCGGGCCGCTCACCGTGGCCGCGGACTGCGTGGACCGCATCTCCCGGGGCGACATCCCTCCGCGCATCACCGCCGACTACCGCGGCGACTTCAACACCATCAAGACGAACCTCAACCGGTGCATCGACGCCCTGGACGGCATGCTGCGCCAGACCCGGGCCGTCATCGGCTCGGCCCGCGAGGGGGACCTGGGCGCCCGGGCCGGCACGGACGGCGCCATGGGCGCCTACGGCGAGCTGCTGGCGGGGTTCAACGCCACCCTCGACGCCGTGGTCACCCCCATCCGGGAGGTGATCCGGGTGGTGGGGGCCCTGGAGCGGGGCGACCTCACCCAACGCATCGCGGGGGACTACCGGGGCGACTTCAAGGAGCTGGGCGACGCCATGAACAACTCCGTGGCGGGCCTGGGGCGGACCCTGGCGGGGATCCGCTCGGCCTCCAACACCCTGGCCGCGGCGTCGGAGGAGCTCTCCTCCAGCGTCGCGGTCATCGCCGGCACCGCGGAGCGCCTCCTGAAGCAGGCCGAGCAGGCTTCGACCGGCACCCAGGGCGCCAACGCCAAGGTGCGGGACCTGGCCGCGGGCGTGGGCGAGACCAACGCCCAGTGCGCCACCGTGGCGGCGGAGTCCGAGCAGGTCAACGGGCGCCTCCAGACCGCGGGGGCCGCGGTGGAGGAGATGAGCGTGAGCCTGGACATGGTGGGCGGATCCATGGAGCAGATGTCGTCCAGCATGGCCGTGATCTCCGATTCCACCGGGGCCATGACGGGGGCCGTGGACTCGGTGGCCGCGGCCATCCGGGAGATGGACGCCAGCCTGCGGGAGGTGTCCCGAAGCGCCGGCAAGGCCGCCACGGTGGCCGTCGGGGCCTCCCGCACCGCCGGGGACACGGCGCGGATCATGGACCACCTGGGCCGCAGCGCCCAGGAGGTGGGCAAGGTGGTGGACCTCATCAAGGGCATCGCCGCCCAGACCAACCTCCTGGCCCTCAACGCCACCATCGAGGCCGCCAGCGCGGGCGATGCCGGCAAGGGCTTCGCCGTGGTGGCCGGCGAGGTGAAGGAGCTCGCCAAGCAGACCGCGTCGGCCACCGAGGAGATCCGCTCCCGCGTGGCCGAGATCCAGGAGAGCACGGGCCAGGCCGTTGCGGCCATCGGGGGGATCGTGTCGGTGATCGACGAGATCAACGCCATCTCCGCCGGCATCGCCGTCGAGGTTGAGGAGCAGACCCGCACCACGGGCGGGATCTCCACCAAAGTCGCCGAGGCCGCGCAGAACGCCGGGGAGGTCTCCCGAAACGTCAAGGTCGCCGCCGCCGGGACCCACACCGTCAGCCGCAACCTGCGGGAGATCGCCACCGGGGGCCAGGAGGTGAGCCGCAACGTCCAGGACGCCGTCCTGGGGGTGCGGACCATCTCCCGGAACATGGCGGACCTGGCGGACCGCACCACGGGCATGGCCGCCACCAGCGGGCGCGCCGCGGACGACGTGGACGGGGTGGCGCGGAGCATCGCCATCGTCACCACCGCCACCATGGAGACCGCCCGGGGCGTGGGGGAGATCCGCAAGGCCTCCACGGACCTGGCCCGGCTGGCCGAAACCCTCCGGGCCTCGGTGGAGGCCTTCCGGCTCTGA
- a CDS encoding efflux RND transporter periplasmic adaptor subunit: MHRFALLCLLLALPVPAAPTLEGTVQPYRKVEVSAHVSSHVVDLKAAEGDTVKAGQPLAQLYARLEELEMKRSKALLDRREYEAKGARSLFDNRVIPEARAMESRIDLELARLNFETAAEQVRLRTILAPIDGLVVERTRELGEAVGASQVVFRILDLSKATILCTARPDKVARLVPGQKLTVHVSIPEGMTALQAEVVLVSPCPDASGLMRLKLLVRDPAPGLRAGLKALVDLPEAP; the protein is encoded by the coding sequence ATGCACCGCTTCGCCCTTCTCTGCCTCCTCCTCGCCCTGCCGGTCCCGGCGGCCCCGACCCTGGAAGGCACGGTGCAGCCCTACCGCAAGGTGGAGGTGAGCGCCCACGTCTCCAGCCACGTCGTGGACCTGAAGGCGGCCGAGGGGGACACCGTCAAGGCGGGGCAGCCCCTGGCCCAGCTGTATGCGCGGCTGGAGGAGCTGGAGATGAAGCGGTCCAAGGCCCTGCTGGACCGCCGCGAATACGAGGCCAAGGGGGCCCGGAGCCTGTTCGACAACCGGGTGATCCCGGAGGCCAGGGCCATGGAGTCCCGCATCGACCTGGAGCTGGCGCGGCTCAATTTCGAGACCGCCGCCGAGCAGGTCCGCCTGCGCACCATCCTCGCCCCCATCGACGGCCTCGTGGTCGAGCGCACCCGCGAGCTGGGCGAGGCCGTGGGCGCCTCCCAGGTGGTGTTCCGCATCCTGGACCTGAGCAAGGCCACCATCCTCTGCACCGCCAGGCCCGACAAGGTCGCCCGCCTGGTTCCCGGCCAGAAACTCACCGTCCACGTGTCCATCCCGGAGGGCATGACCGCCCTGCAGGCCGAGGTGGTCCTGGTCTCCCCCTGCCCGGACGCCTCGGGCCTCATGCGGCTCAAGCTCCTGGTGCGCGATCCCGCGCCGGGCCTGCGCGCCGGCCTGAAGGCCCTGGTCGACCTGCCCGAAGCCCCCTGA
- a CDS encoding S1 RNA-binding domain-containing protein translates to MTHEPVKIGDVAYLRIVSVKDAGAFLAWGQPRDLLLPWSEVKFEQKRRIAEGRRIMVCVFEADDGRVAASARLDDFLRDEAEGYRAGDKVTVLVDEPTDLGLRVIVDHRYYGLVHTSDLFGSLPRGHRQDGWVKALRPDGKLDIALAAPGYAKVESAAEKVLAVLARKGGHLKVGDRTPPEEIYALFGISKKVFKQTLGALYKGRKITMDDAGIHLAE, encoded by the coding sequence ATGACCCACGAGCCCGTGAAGATCGGCGACGTCGCCTACCTGCGCATCGTTTCCGTCAAGGACGCCGGGGCCTTCCTGGCCTGGGGCCAGCCCAGGGACCTCCTCCTGCCCTGGAGCGAGGTGAAGTTCGAGCAGAAGCGCCGCATCGCCGAGGGGCGCAGGATCATGGTCTGCGTGTTCGAGGCCGACGACGGCCGGGTGGCGGCCTCGGCGCGCCTGGACGACTTCCTCCGGGACGAGGCCGAGGGCTACCGCGCCGGCGACAAGGTCACCGTCCTGGTGGACGAGCCCACCGACCTGGGCCTGCGGGTCATCGTGGACCACCGCTACTACGGCCTCGTGCACACGTCCGACCTCTTCGGAAGCCTGCCCCGGGGGCACCGGCAGGACGGCTGGGTCAAGGCCCTGCGCCCCGACGGCAAGCTCGACATCGCCCTTGCCGCCCCCGGCTACGCCAAGGTGGAGTCCGCCGCCGAGAAGGTCCTGGCCGTGCTGGCCCGCAAGGGCGGCCACCTGAAGGTGGGCGACAGGACCCCTCCCGAGGAGATCTACGCCCTGTTCGGCATCAGCAAGAAGGTCTTCAAGCAGACCCTGGGCGCCCTGTACAAGGGCCGGAAGATCACCATGGACGACGCGGGAATCCACCTGGCGGAGTAG